A window of Coregonus clupeaformis isolate EN_2021a unplaced genomic scaffold, ASM2061545v1 scaf0513, whole genome shotgun sequence genomic DNA:
ATTATAGAaagtgtcccaaatgtcaccctattcctctttagtgcactatttttgaccagaccaAAAGGGTTCCTTCCGTCAAGTATAGTTTACCACTTTCTTCTTTCTCACAGTCCTGAACTCAATCAGTTCTGAAAGGTTTGGTCTGTTACTTTCACTTATTTATCCAACTGAAAGCATATTTATGCTCTGGTACTTTGGCAACTagtattttttaaagtatttttttaacctcccgctttgggctggatgtgtcaatatgtatacatacagtacataaataatctatgagcagaattactattttatgtcaattagccacgaaatccctagtttgaaactGACTGTTTTTTGGAAGCTGTGCGGCAGAACTTTCCCTACATTTacccccacgtgggccagccctTAGCAATTTGAGTTTcggccaatgagcttcagcccctcgtcatttgagtgacagctagcaagaatcacacacagcagagcgagagacagcAATGACGTGGTCACATATCTGCACATTTTCGGGGACcacaaaagtaccagagaatatCTTTAATAGCTATCACCACATGTGCAGTCAGCTGTACATGTTTCAACCTGTATCTTATGCAGGGACTGCCAGCAGATTTAGGGAGGAAATGTCTTCAGCCCACCTCCATTACTTCATCCCTGTTGATGAGCATATGTGTTGAGTATACACCTTCTGTCAAGTATAGTTTACCACAGTCCTGAACTCAATCAATTTTGAAAGGTTCGATCTGTTACTTTTGTTTACAGTCAATGGTTAAAAGTGCCGCCCCTGCACTTGTTAGTAAACTTTAGGAGTGGATTTTGGCAAATGTACAGAACCTTACATAAATTCTGTGGGTAACCTTCAGTTACATTTGCCATGCGAGACCCACCGCCACAGTATACAAAAGTGCAGGGATAGCACTTTCGACTGGAAGTGAAAGTTACAGATTGTTCCTTCAAACTCTAGCTCCATCAGCCCCTCGCCTTCCTGCAACTCCCCGACAGCAGCAGTGAAACTCAGGGAGCGGAATATCACGCTCACAGTCATCATCCCCACTGGTTAGAAAGTTCTGTCTTCAACAAAAACTCAATAAAAAGCTCGCAGGGATCCACCACACATAACAATTTGTGTGCAGTGGGCGAGACAATGTCAATCAGCGAGAATTAAGACAATATTATTTTTGTAGGAACAGATTATGGAATAAACAGCTGCTGTTGAAACGACAAAACTCCAAGGTGGTGTCTTTGCCTTTTGAAGTCCAATGACAGAAGAACTAGACAGAGCCAGAACTAAAAGAGATAGAAGAACTAGACAGAGTCAGAACTAAAGAGATAGAAGAACTAGACAGAGTCAGAACTAAAAGAGATAGAAGAACTAGACAGAGTCAGAACTAAAGAGACAGAAGAACTAGACAGAGTCAGAACTAAAAGAGATAGAAGAACTAGACAGAGTCAGAACTAAAAGAGATAGAACTAGACGGAGCCAGAACTAAAGAGATAGAAGAACTAGACAGAGACGTTTTGCAGGTTTACAAAAATAAATTACAACAGATGTGGTGCAACGCGGTCCCGAGACAAAGCAGAATTGTCTATGCCACGACAATACTGTTCTgctaacatacactgagtgtgcaaaacattaaggacacctgctctttccatggcatagactgaccaggtgaatccaagtgaaagctatgatcccttattgatgtcacttgttaaatccacttaattcagtgtagatgaaggggaggagacaggttaaagaaggatttttaagccatgagacaattgagacatggattgtttatgtgtgctattcagatggtgaatgggtaagacaaaagactggcgcagtggtctaaggcactgcattgcagtgctagctgtgccacaagagatcctggttcgaatccaggctctgtcgtagctggccgcgactgggagacccatggggcggtgcgcaattggcccagcgtcgtccagggtaggggagggaatggccggcagggatgtagctcagttggtagagcatggcgtttgcaacgccagggttgtgggttcgatttccacgggggggggaatttaaataataatgtatgcactcactaaactgtaagtcgctctggataagagtgtctgctaaatgactaaaatgttaagtgcctttgaacagggtatggtagtagatgccgggcgcactggtttgtgtcaagaactgcaatgatGCTGggtgtttcccgtgtgtatcaagaattgtccaccacccaaaggacatccagccaacttgacacaactgtgggaagcattggagtcaacatgggccagcatccctgtggaatgctttcgacaccttgtagagtccatgccccgacgaatttaggctgttctgatggcaaaaggggggggtgcaactcaatattaggaaggtgccttagtgttttgtacactcagtgtatacagtatgtgctaACAATTGCTGGTTTCGGTGTTGCATTTGTTGCTAGACCTCCCCAACCCCTGCTCATATCCATGTGAGACCTTTCTTCCTGAAGGTGGCGCTGTCATGAAAGTTTAAAGATCTCACATTTCCTGTTCAAGagcccccactgtatttggctaaTAACGCAGTCCTTCAACAGGACTCACCTCCAAATGCAGCAACTTTACATGTCTTTAATTGTCAAATAAACTCAATCATTCACTCAATCCCAACCCAAGTGCATTCTGGTAGTTGTAGTTAACTGACAGCTACTATGGGCTCCACTGATAGAATGTCTGTTTTATGGGCATGTCTAGCGGAGAAGAGGACATGCCTGTCTTTAGGAGGCTGGTGAAAGGACGAAGAGTGGCTTGGCCGAGAAGAGGCGTGTCTCGGGTGTGAAGAGGCGTGACTCGGCCGAGAGCAGGTGCGGCTCTCCGGCCAGGCGGCTCTGTGGCAGGGTGCGCAGGAGGGCGGAGCCACCAGCACCGGCCCCACCCCTCCACGCCCCCTCCTCCAGCACATGCCCAATAGCAGCTTTAGCTCCTGGCGGAAGGCAGGGTTCAGACAACAGTAGATGAAGGGATTGTAACACGTCGAGCTCATCGCCAGCCAATGAAAACAGAAATACAAGGCATTGGATGACTGAATGGCCTGGCTGGAGAGAAGCACCACGTAGCAGTTCAGAGGGAACCAGCAAACCGCGAACACCCCAACAACCGCCAACAACATAGCCAGGGTGCGCCTACGCTGCCGCCGTTGCACAGCGAACTGCGCAGTGGTGGTGTCCCCGATAGCGTTACGTCGCCACAGGCGGCGTGCCACGGTTGAGTAGGCAGCGGTGATGATGAGGAGGGGTAGGACGTAGAGGAGGATGAAGGTGAGGAGGTCGATGCACTGCCAGTAGACGTCAGAGGGCTCGGGGAAGTCGGGGACACAAAGGCTGCGCACCTTCTCTTTactgagagagggggtgagaaggagattgaaaggagggagagagaggagaatgagcGAGAGCCCATAACCAGCTATGAGTATAACACAGGGAAGAATACACTCGTGAAAAATCAACAAGAGAAACAGCAATAATATTGGAAACCCCAAaacaagagagtgagagtgagagaggctggaggaaagagagaagtgTGAGAAAATAATACCTGGTGGGCATTGTGTACACAAAGGTGAAGTGTTTGGTTGAtcgatatagtgtgtgtgtgtgtgtgtgtgtgtgtgtgtgtgtgtttgtgtgtgtgtgcgtgtgggtgtgggtgggtacCTGTGCACGAAGGTGAGGTGTTTGTTCTAtcgatttagtgtgtgtgtgtgtgtatgtgtgggtaccTGTGCGTGAAGTATTTGTTCTATcgatttgtgtgtgtgcatgcgtgtgcatgTGGGTGGATGGGTACCTGTACACAaaggtgaagtgtgtgtgtgtgtgtatttatgtgcgTGTACCTGTACACGAAGGTTAGGAGCTTCTGGTAGATGGCATGAGGCAAGGAGAAGCAGCTGGCCATGACCCAGATGAGAATCACACACACAACGCCGCGAGCTGGGGACATGCGGGGCCTCAGAGGGTGGAGAatgacctgcacacacacacacacacacagtgtttttaTCAGGCCATGACACACACtccattacacacacctgctgctATTCTCTGTTACACACTCCTCCCTTACAAACCACACTTTTGGTTTGAGATAAAAATCGTACTCAAACTCCGCTTGAGCTCTGTAGCTCATAAATACATAGTAGACTCATATCCAAGACAACTCTATGAAAAACAACTGAATGTGAATGCCACCAAATATTCATTCTATTGAAAGGATAGACTACAGCAGATGCCAGAAAATAACATACTTGTCTCTATAGCTTGGAAGCTGCCTTGTCCCTCAAACTATGACAATAAACAAATAATTTAATGTTACATCTACTGTCACGCTCCATTGAAATAGACCTATGCCTAAAAATGTATTTCTAAGAGTACAAAACAACAGAATAGTTGCCTGTATCAAACTGTCAGCCTGGTAACAAGCTAACAATTAGCGAGTCTATTTGAGAAACCTCTTGAGCTAAGGCACTTTCAGCACTGCCGCGTGGACAGCTCCCCCTCGCGCTTTCGAGAGCTGACGCTGCCCCCACTTTCCTTACAGCTTTCCTTTACAGATTTTATTTTACTAGACTAAGAAAATTGCAACACTTTAATTAGATGAAGCACACACACGACATTCACGATATTCACCCATTTTATGCATGACTGTTAACCTACCTGGCGTCTGTCCAGCGCGATTGCCGTGAGCGTGAGTGTGGATACGTGTAGGGAGCAGTACTGGACGAACCGGCTGATGTGGCACATACCCTTCCCGAACCACCAGCTGCTGTTCACAAAGCGGACCTGACGGAGACCACACAGGCATGTTGACGAGGTTGTTTGTTACTGGCATGATGAAGTGATGAAAAGCTGGAGCTTTCCTATCCATATGCGCGTTATAGATCGATTTAGCACACACAGACATACCACACTCACTACAAGCACTCTCATCATCCAAACCACCTGTGGATAATTGGTTAAAAGTTATTTGAAACCTATCGGTCCTTCCCCTTCAAGAGATAGTCACTGATCTACCATGGTGAAAAAGgttaaaataatatatttaatttttatacCGTAAGAATCTCAAAGACGCTCTtaaaacaacagagagagagaaagagagagagagagagagagagagagagagagagagagagagagagagagagagagagagagagagagtgtgtgtgtgtgtgtgtgtgtgtgtgtagtcatcTGTGTACAGTGATGTTTGTTGTGCCTGTGCCCATAGACAGTAGCGAGGTTGTCATGTCCCCGGTCGGTCTCGCACCAAAGTAAAGGGCATGTTGAGCAGCGTGATGAGAATGTCTGCCACCGCGAGGTTGATGATGAACAGGCTCGTGGCGGAGTGCATCCGCTTGTTCTTGATCACCACATGGCACACCAGCGTGTTTCCGAACAGCGAGATGACAATGATGAACGAGTAAGCCACCACCAGTAGGGATTTCACGGTCCCGTTATGGGACTCTCCCCCGTAGCGCTTTTTACCCGCCATGGAACGCCAGTCCGCGAGCGTGTC
This region includes:
- the LOC121562127 gene encoding probable G-protein coupled receptor 83 encodes the protein MIGRPELIFKTLPADMRGACLWLSLTYLATSLDGLGAPEYNNSTIFGGGLFVDAEVLLNLSDPYTPNRTNVFSLDLDEDTLADWRSMAGKKRYGGESHNGTVKSLLVVAYSFIIVISLFGNTLVCHVVIKNKRMHSATSLFIINLAVADILITLLNMPFTLVRFVNSSWWFGKGMCHISRFVQYCSLHVSTLTLTAIALDRRQVILHPLRPRMSPARGVVCVILIWVMASCFSLPHAIYQKLLTFVYSKEKVRSLCVPDFPEPSDVYWQCIDLLTFILLYVLPLLIITAAYSTVARRLWRRNAIGDTTTAQFAVQRRQRRRTLAMLLAVVGVFAVCWFPLNCYVVLLSSQAIQSSNALYFCFHWLAMSSTCYNPFIYCCLNPAFRQELKLLLGMCWRRGRGGVGPVLVAPPSCAPCHRAAWPESRTCSRPNRHVLFSARHAHKTDILSVEPIVAVS